The DNA window ACATATATAATACAGAACGTCCTCACCTGAGCTTACAGATGAAGACGCCTGGATACGTACATCAAAAATGGCTGCAAGACATTCGTCCTACAGCCATCTAGATAACCTTATTACCCGTCAACTTATTCTAGGACGGGACATTCTACTTTTATTTTACTCAGGCTTTTTCAGCGCTGCATCTACTGCGTCTGCATCCAGAACTTCTAGGCAGTCATTGAGGGAGCGCTCTAGCGAGTACCATGTGTGCTTAAGCTCTGGGTACTCTTCGCCGAGCTTTTCGTGCAGCATTCGTAAGGTGCTTGCTACATCGTACAACTGAGTAATGGGATCTACGGTGATGGAAATGTTGTTCTGTGCCATGAGGCACCTCCTGCTAGATTATGTTGGTTCAATCTGTACCGTGTTGAATCAGCACAAATAAAAAAGGTCGGGAGCTTCAACACCGTCTAGCAGAACGGCAGAAGGCTTTCCCCTTACGGGTATTGTATCACCTTCGTACTCCCGACCAAATATTGGTAGATATAAATTTGATGCGTTACTTTCGCCAGATACACGAATCCTAGGGACTCACGAATCTATACGATAGACGCAAAAAAAAACACTTCTTACGGGAGCGGGTTCCGCTGCTAGAGGAAAAACAAAAAACCTAGGTGTGTTGAAGCACCTAGGTTGAAATATGTCGTTTTTTTTGGGGGGTGTCAAATGGTAGGGTACAACTACCACCATTAAAAAAACACTAAGGTCGATACTGCGCAACATAATCAATAATATAATCTAACAACACATCATCGTCATCATTATCAAGATCATAATCAAAATAATCTTCAAGCAATCGACGTCTTGCATAAGCAAGACTATCATCAAACAACCTTTTAGGTTGAACCTCTTCCAAAAACTCAAATACACTTGGGTCATGGACTAACCGTTTTACTCTCTTTCGGATTCTAAATTGGTCTTCATAAGATATTCCAAGAGAAGTAGCTTCTCCTTCAAAAGAACTTTCATTATCCACCGCTAACCTAATACGTTCCGCTATGCTTTCCAAATCCAACGATTCCAGAGCAATAACACTTTCTAATACAATATGAGACTTAACATCATCAACTGAAGCTTCATCCAAAGCAACATTTACGGCTTCTGCTGCTTGCTTCAAAAACTCTGCCGAATCATACATTGAGAAATGTTCAATATTTCCTTTGTCGCAAATTTCTTCACGTAACTCAGCGCGTGCACCAATTTTTTCTTTATTTGAAGATTGATCTAGATGCCACCAGTCTTCTTTACCATCGTCGGTAACAAAGACGATATTTTTTATATCATCTTCCGCTTGTGCCATTTCGATCAGCTGCTTCCAAATGATCAGGTCTCCAAGCTTATTAAGATAATTCAATCCAGCATAAGTAAATTCAGGAATCTCAGCCTTATCTTTCTTTTCATCTCGATAGCCTGGAGGAACTTTAGCTTCGAATCGCGTTTCCCCCTCAGCTACAAGTGCCTCCATCCATTCTTTGCTGGGAATGTCGCCGACCCGACCATCAAACAAGTCTGTGATAACTCCACGTATCGGGTCATTCTTAGGAGCTGCAAGCTGCGACTTATTAAGCTCTTCAATCTTTTCTTTGTATTCCTCGAGAATTGGAGAAAGCTTTTCGCGATATTCGTCGGTGATCGTCTTCACTTCAGGAATACGTTTGAATAGCGCCTGATCTTTCACCTTGCCGAGTTGCTCTAAGCAGCTATCAGCAGTGCTCTTCAAAATATGAAACTTCTTCTTTTCACGACGCAAGACTGCAACCCTACGACGCTGGTACTCAAGCACAACGTGGTAAGGGAGCCAAAGCTTATCTTCTAACTTTTTCAGTGTCTCAAAGAAGTTTTCACGAGTTTTATCGTGATAATTATACAAGTTCAGTAATACGTTTGTATCAAAAATAATGCGTGTAGAGTCACTCTTCAAGACTTCATCAATTCTACTTTCATCACTGTAAAAGCCGCGAAATGTCTGGCGCATAAAAATTCCCCAAGAAACATATTTCAATTTGTTTCTTGGGGTTACTTGAAGTACCAAAAAGTGTAAAGATGCACTTACAGTCGACTTTTAATGCGGAGCTAACAATGACAGAAGAGCAGTATCAAAAGTTTGAAAAACATTTCGAACGAATTTCAAGAAAGTTTCGGTGCTTCAAATTTAATGATTTTTTTAAAATGGCAACCCAGCACATGCACAACTGTGAGCACAGCAATCCAAAAAAAAGAATTACGAAACACAAAGCATGGAGTCGTATGGCTCCACTTTCTTGTTTTAAAATTTGCTGCATGCAACTGTGAACGCTCTGCGCACAGACGAAAATTAACGCATCGCTTCTATTCCCAAATCTACAATTAAGTATTTAAAATTCAAGCTTCATATCATACAAACATGCTGGACGAAGGGGTTGCCTCAATGATGGCAGCAATGCTTCCACCACAGCTAGATTTTCAAAGCAACTTTAGCAGAAACCATGTTGCTCGCATGAATTACCTATTTTGCAACTCTCCTCACTTTGAAAAGTATTTTACCGAAAAATACCAAATAACTCCTCAGCTGTTTGCTGAGATGCAAGTTGCTATCAGCACAATGGATTCTGTGATTGATGTAAACAAACGAAGCGCTCATATTAAAATTCTTAACTCAGCCAAGTTTTCTCTTGATGAGATTGTTAAATTCTACAGTGCACTATGTAAGACTCCACATGAACTCACTGAACTACTGAAAGATCACGCCCAAAAAGCCAAGAGCAAGCTATATAAGTTAAATGATCGCTCCCCCATCATGAACTACCCTTTTTTACTTGCAGAAAACAAACTTTCATTAATCAGCTACCATGCACTACAAAGCTCTGTAAGTAACTATTTCTTTAATGAAGTAAAATCGTATGGCAATGATGATGTTTCAGATGAGCTAGCCAAGAAATTCGAACAATTTCTTTAAAAAGCACTAGAAGATGCAACAGATTTTAAAGTACTTTCTGAAGCAGAAATAGAAAGTACATACAAAGTAAAGTCGGAGAAAAAGACAGACGCGCTACTCATTGAGAAATACACTGCGATAAGCTTTGAATTCAAATCAACTGCACTAACAGGCACAGCTCTTTTTGCCCCTACGCCTAAAATTATTCCACGCGCACTAAAGTCAACTATAGTCAAAGGTATTAGACAAGGTTTTAACCTTGCAAAAGTTGTCAAAGAAAAGGGTGATGCAACAAATTTCATTCATATTGTTGTCACCTATTCGCCTTTATGTCTTGGATCACCTCAAATGACTTGGAATGCATACTTTAAAGAAAAATTTGACCGTGAAATTAGTAATGGGTCAATAGATCCTACAATACTCCCACCTGAAAACATCTTTATACTTTCTATTGATGAACTATGCCTACTTGCTCTATGTGCCTATAATAACGATGGGAGCTATCTAAAAATCCTTCAAGAGGCGATTAAGCTGAATTCTGACCCAAAAACATCAGCCTTTTTCATAACAAGCCACTTTTCTAAATGGAAACTCAAATCTGAGCATCTGCCATTTATCGAAACTGAAGCCGAAAAGCTTTATGCGCAAATTGAAAGCCGTTTTTAAAACAAAAAATCTCCCCCAACCATTGGCTGGGGGAGTTTCTATTTACTTCATTTTTTTATGGTGCCCGTTGATCATCAACCCACGAGAAGAGGAATAATGCTTCCACCACACTGAGCGTTAGACTGATGGCATAAAGCAGGCCCCATATTCCGAAGAATGTAAGCTGAGCGCCCTCTTCCTTTAGATCATCAAATAACAAGGCAAACCCTAGCACAAAAACCTGCACACGAATAAAGTGTGCAAAACTACCACTTACTTTCAAGTACGGGCTTACTTTCACAGCATTATGGGTTCCGCTCTTCAATATTGGATCATCTCGTCCTTGAAAAAACGCAACGATAACCGCAAAACCAGTTAAACTAACTGCAAGCAATGCAGGAAGAATAGTAAGGGCATATTGCTGCCAGTACATTGGTTTATTTTTCGGCATGACAACAATAAGTAATGCAACAATGAAACTGCTCCACAGATACCCAGAAGTGAAAAAAGCTTTCCACCCACCATAACAATGCCAATAGCTGCTATGTCCATTTGATTTCTGCGATGTAGTTTCTGTCATATTATCTACTTCTTAATTGCCTGATTAGCGTTTGGCCTCTGTTAAGCAAATACGCTAACATTGTTGTTTGCTGCGGGTCATATTTAGTGCTGTCTACCTTAGGATAAGACGCTGTAGATTCATACACTTTTTTAGTGCCATCATGCCCTACTGCGCTAACGGAACCGTTTGAGACAGCAATATCCATAAGAGCTGTAGTTTCTTCGTCTGGCTCAATACCTTCTCCGTCCTTACGACCTGTCATTTTCTGATTAAATCGCGCAACATTTTGCGATTGAATCTTCTCTTGCAGCTCCTGAGCTAAGTCACCAAAGGCATCTGGATTTGGAAGAGAGAAATCAATCTCAAGCTTTGTCTTGTTAGGCAGGCGCAAGATTCGCGCAATAGAATCTTCATCCTGTTCAACCTCTACAAACACTTCACCGAACGCCTCTTGGAACTCAGGCTGGTTAACCATGCGGCGGAAGCACTTTGCAAAGTTTTTTACCCCGGGACCATCGTTAACGATATACATAAGACGGTGCCCTTCTGGATAAAACACAAAGTTAATAGTTTTCATGTTTGGCTTCAGGTTAGTTCTAACAGGGGTAATGGGATTACCTTCCTCATCCAGCAGCGGTTCTAAGCTACTCATGTCCAGCCATTGGCCTTGAATCTCCGTGTAGCTAAAGAACTGTCCTATCATTCCATTTTGATGAGCCCCACCAACAGCTTCAGAACGAATAAACTTTACCTGCCGTTCACCAAGCAATTTTTCTTCTGGCTGTAATTCGTTCAGCATTTCAAACAGACGAATATAGTTTTGAGGAGAATGAGGAGGTCCAATTTTAATATTCAAGATTGCGAGCTTCAAAGTTCGTTGTCTAGCCATGCGTTATTCCTTCTTGAAATGTATATAAAACAACCTAAGGAGATTAACGCCTAACAGATAACAACTAAGATGTTAACACCTACTTACAACATCTCCCTCTAAACCAACCTACGGCTATTCTCTAGACGCCCTCCTAACAAGTGTGACTTGTGTGACCCTAGCCATTTTTAAAAGATAACCATTTAAATTAATTATTAAATAAAGGTCACACTACTAGTGTGACCCAAATTAGGCAAAAAATAAAATTTACGAATATATTCATACACTTAAACACAACAACAGGGTCACAGTAGTAGTGTGACCTAGTGTGTTTTTGCGCGTTCCAATAGGTACTGTGCCAGCTTATCTACTCTCTGTTGTGTCATTTGCGGAAACAGAACGCTCAGCGCTGCACCGCATGCGACAATTTGCGCGTGGTTCTTTAATATACGCAGGTTCTCCAATTCATGCCCGAACTGTTCCTCGTACCGGCTAAACGCTACAAAGTAGGTATCTAAAATTTTCTTTTCCGACCGCAGGGCACAACGCAAAAAGCCGCCTACGTTTTCGGCAGTCTGTCTCTCAAACCATCTGGCTAAATCTCTGGTGCCCACGCTGTGATGATCTTTACTTGCATGGCAGTAAACAATACGCTCCAGCAATGCTTCAGAGCCGCCAACCTCTGCGTTCTGCGAGATAACAAGCGTTCCTTGAAAGATTGTGTCGTACACCTCGTTGCCGCCATTATTCACGCCTCTGGTGCCTGTGCCACGCCCGTTGTAGAACGGCTTGCAGTGGTCCATGTCAAACATCTTCACTCTGCCATCTTTACTGCCGTTATCGCGGTCGGATTCAATAAGAACAGTGGGCAGATTAGAAAGCTGACTAAACGCCCTGCGCTGCCCTGCAGCTGTCGCTTTCAGAATATCAAAACCTTCATATCCATTACGACCTGTGCACTTCCATAAAAATTCAAGAATGGTAGATTTGCCCGCCCCGGGTTCACCAGTGAGCTCGAAGAACGGAAACGACTTCTGCTCCTCACGGATCTGTTGCGCAAAGAGCGAACCGAGCCAGAACGCTAGCAAGGCAAGTCCCTGCCAGTGGAATGCCTTCACGTAGTTTTCCAGCCAGTTTGGGTCGAACACACCATCTGTAGTAATGTTTAAGCCCTTCAGGATAGGACGTATGCCTCTATCACCAATCTGGTAGTAGCCTTCGTTGTTCATTTTAATCTGCTTGCCTTTGTAGAAGGCTGCATCATCAAACAGATAAGCGTTTACGGTGGGCACGTAGCCTAGGTATTTTACTGTGGTGTTGCTTTTGTCCTAGGCAATGTTGAGCCAGCGTTTTCGCAGATGCAGGAAGTCGCCATTTGTTCCGGAGAAATCGCCACCGGCTGTTTTGCTCAGCAATGCAGCTGCAAAGTTTTGGGCGCTGGAAAGATACGAGCCTTCCAACTGAATAATTACGGGCGCCTTACGGGGGAAATTAATACGCATAACGTAGTATTGTTCCTTTTCCATAAGCTCATCCGCCTCGTGGTAAAGCATCTCCGGAAAGACGTTACTTATATTAGTTACGTCTGCATGCTGCAGGAAGATGTCCCACCCTTTTGGTGACTCCAGAATGACTCTACGCCAATCCATATCTTCCTTCTGTTCCGGCTTGTCCTTCTCTGCCGAATCTTCAGCTGTTTCCTGCTCTTCTTTATTTCTACGCACAGCAGCGGCTGTTTCCAGCGCTTCTTGAAATTTCTCTCCGCACTCGATGCGGTACATGCAATTGTCGAAATCAATAATGTAGTAGCGTAGCTCGTGCCGCAGGTAATGGTGGTAGGCTTTTTCGTTCGCTGTAGCCGCCATAAACAGCCGACCGTAGTACAAGCAGTTCTTAATGAATGCGCCGGTGATGGAATTGGTGCGGTGGTAGTCGTCCCAGTCTTTTCCGCCAGAAGGCAGAATCAGCACTTCGCAGCGCTCTCCCATGTTCTCAATCAACCGGGCAAACTTCTTCGCAGCTTTTTGTCCTGCAGGATCTGCATCAAGTGCGATCGTCCACCGGATGTTTTTACCCTTGTGCTGCTCAATAAACTTTTCAGGAAAATTACTACACGACCAACACGTGGCAGCTTTGCGCCCCGCATGAAGTAGCGCGACGTTGTGAAAAAATCCTTCTACCAAAAAGCAGCGCTCGCCTTTCTCCAGCTGAAACTGCGGCAGTGTCCACGCTGTGCCTTTGTAGTCACCTTTAAAATTTGCTTTACGCCTTCCGGAGAGCGGATTGATTAAGCGTTCCCACCATGCAGAACGCTCCTCGTTCATATACACGCGCACTGTTGGAGTCATATGCGGACTATTCGGATACTGGAAGAAACCCTGCTCATACACACCGCGGAGTTTCGATATGTCGAATCCACGATTCAGCCCAAGGTATGCCTCTGCAGTACGGTTGGGCTCTTGCTGAGTAGGCGTGTACTTTTCTGCTATGTTTTCAAAAAGCTCCGGAAGCAACTCGCGCGTTGTTTCTTCCCATCCACATTTATTCAGCCGGCTACATTTAAGAATCCAAGGCTTTTCGATGCTGGTGAAAAGCTCGTTCTTACCGCACGAAGGACAAGGGCCACCCCGAAGGTAGCCCCCTTGTTCTTTTAATGTAAAACGCGCATCACCCAACAACGCCTTAACAATATCCGCCGCCCCAACTCGATAATCTGAAGAAGCAATCACTGTTGACATTACTGCTCCGCTTTCAGTTTGCGTTCAAGCTGGCGCAGGTCTGCAATCATATCGAGCGAGGTGTTTACCACGTCGTTTAACTCGCCGATAATGCGGCGGAGCTCTTTGGGCTCGAGCACGCCATCTGCAACGGCGCTATGTGCTTCCTGTCCTACATCGCTAGTCTCACCGAACAGCTTGCTGATTCTAAAAACAAGGCTCTGGCAGTCCACATCTGCATGCTTATGTTCCATGCCATACTGCATAGCCTGAACCTGCAGCCAGTTGATAATCACCATGTTGCCCACGGTGCTGCAGAATTTTGGGAGATCTTCATAAGTAGGAAAATAACGTTCCAGGCTAAATACACGCTTGGTGTGGGATTCTGCCCAACCCATTTCTTTGGAAAGCTTCTGCCAGGTCATGCCGGAACGCTCGAGCGCCAGCTTAAAAGCATCCTCCGGTCCTATTTTGTGGAGTGAGTAGCAGTTATCGCGAACCATTGAGCCATCTGTGTACGTTGAATTCATAATATTTCTCCTAATAATAAGACATAAAACTGTAGTGACTGCGGGAAAAAACCTAGACTGGCTCGCAGTTAAGACTTGCCGGAAATGATGCGGGTATCTGCCTCGCGCAGTGCAGCTGCCATTGTTTTGCGTGAGACGCCGTGCTCTTCAGAAAGTACGGTCAGCAGCATTCGCAGGCGCATTATCTTTGTTGCCTGTGATACCCGATGCATCCCGAACTTGTTAGGATTGCACCGCTGGTAGCGAAAGTGGCGAATGTCCATCCGCATGTAGCGTGCCGCATTGGAGTAAGTTTTAAACCTTGCCTTAAGCCGCTCGATGTTTTTTTCGTAAGCTAGTGTTTTCATGCGGCAAAAGTTAGAGGATTTTTCCCGTTTTAGCCAAGGGGCTTTTTCCCACTTTTCTTAGGGGAAAAATTCCCATACAAAGAAGGAATGAAGAATAGCATGGCTTTTGAAAGAAAATTTGTGGAAGTGTTATGCGAAAAGATCGAAGAAACAGGCATTTCGCATAACGAATTTGGAAGACGTGCCTTCGGCCCACCAGACGGCGGAAGACTATGGAGAAGCATTCGAGGAGTGGAAGGAAAGAATAAACCCCGGAAGATCGCAATTCATGAAGCCTACGATATCGCGCAAGTTCTGGGCACAGATCTGCCGACGCTGTTATGGCACGTAGAGAAAGAATTTAACCAGATATAGAAAAAGCTCGAACCATTACGGTTCGAGCTTTTTCTTTATTCTACAACTACTGTTCGCTGTTATCTTTCGCTGAATGCGTTGCCTCTTGCTGTTCTATTACAGTCAGCGCTACCTCCAGCCTCGAGCACTGATCAAACAAAATATCCCCCAATCCCAACGGTGCATTTGTGGCGCAAAAGCGTACTGCTGAAATGGCTTTGTATATTTCCTCGATCGCTTCAGATTCTTTCATACATCCCCCCGCCAATGTGTGTCTTTTTAATTCCTGAGTCATTCACCGCCGATACTCTGCGGCTTTCGTTGCGTCAACCAATTATCTTGAAACTTCTAGGGAGTTCCGTTTCACTCATGAAATATAGTAACCGGGATTTTTTCCCTAAACGCTTATTGATACTTAGGGAGTGAAGCCCTATGCTTTGTCTCAGCTAAGACATAGAACAACACACTGTGCCAACTCTTAAAAATACCATGTCGGCCTCCGGATTAAATTATGGCATGGTGCCTAAAAAGCGAATCAGAGGAGGCCGACATGGTATTTTTATGCAACCACCTCGCTCCAACACGTTGGGGGTACATTTTTTTCTGAAAACGGCTAAAAGTCGTAAAAACAGATGATTAGCAGTGCTATTGGATGTCCTCTCTCTCCGCCAGAACACGGCTAAATAAAAGGTCTTCTCCTTAAACAGAGAAGTCCTTTTTTTGTTTTTCGTGACTCGTAAAAAATTTGTGACTCGATTTGTGACTCGATTTTGCAAAAATTTTGTCATCCCCGCTCACCCCGAACCACCAAGCTACTATTTGTAACTTTACAAAGTCTGCGATACTACTCAATGCTATATACGGAACTACCTTCAACCTTGCCCTAATATAGGTGTAGCATGAATAAAAATGACGAAACCGCCTACGCATGGTCAATTATCATGCAAAAAATCAGATCATTGCGCGACGAAAAGCATACTCTCGAAGAAATAGGCAACATTATGGGTGTTCGCAAAGGCACTGTTTCACGCTGGCTTTTAGATAATGAAAACAGAGTCGGTGGCGAGAACACGACATTTGGAGATATGCTTCGATACGCCAATGCACTCAACATTCCTCTTGATGCACTCACTAGAGATGCTTTTTTTACAACAAATCCCGCTACAACGCAGCGCACCCCGCCGCAACCAGCAGTAGAGAATCCTGACAACATAATTTCGTTTACCGCACCTGAATGGATGATTAACGCATTAAGCCAGCAAGCCGAGCTACTTGAAATCAGCAGCCAGTCGCTCATTAAAGTCTGGCTTGCAGATAAATTGAACACACTTAAGCGCCAATAACATTTCCACCACGCGCCGTAGCCTATATTTAAGTATAGTATGAAAATATACGGTAGCACCAATTGATTACATCATCCTCACATTATTTCGCTTTGTTTTTAGTATGCCATGCGCCTAATAGATTACTACCTAACAGCTCTCTGATGCTATCAGCCCCCTCCGTTTAAAAAAACAAGCTACAGACTCTATTCTGCTGATACAAAAAAACCGCAAAGGTTCTCAACATATCGAGAGCCTTTGCGGCAATATACCTGTCTAGTGCAGATCAAGCTCTGCACTTGCAAGTTATGTTGTCAGCTTGAACTTAATGAACCTTCAAGTGCTCAATAAGCTTCTGGAGTTCTGTTGTCATAGTAATGAGCTTGCCCACAGCATCTTGAGCGTGCGCCATAGACTCTACAGTTTCGGTTGCAATACGGTTTACGTCTTCAGAACCACGGCTAATCTGCTCGGAAGCAGCAGACTGCTGCTCGCTTGCCGCTGCAATAGAATTCACCTGATCTGCGTTCGTAATAACAATGTCAACAATAGAGCGTAATGCTTCACCTGATTTTTGTGAATACTCTGTGGATTTTGCGACAGCTTCGGAAGCTTGATTCATGCACTGTTCATTTTCGCGTGAAGCGTTTTGAATTGCTCGAATAGCTTCGTCTACTTCGGTAGTTGCAAGCATAGTTTTTTCTGCAAGCTTGCGCACTTCGTCTGCAACTACGGCAAATCCGCGCCCTGCTTCGCCAGCTCTAGCCGCTTCAATTGCTGCGTTTAATGCAAGTAAGTTCGTTTGATCTGCTATATCAGTAATGACAGTCATAACAGACTCAATATTTAATGCGCGCTTACCCAAATCTTCGAGGCTATCTCGCAACCCGCTTGAATATTGGTCAACTTCAGCAATAGAGTCCATTGCAACTTCAACCACAGAAGCACCGCTTTCTGCTTTCTCACGCGCAGCACTCGCTTGCTCTGCTGCCTCGCCAGCACTTCTCGCAACTTCCAAAACGGTGGCGTTCATTTGCTCAATAGCAGTCGCAGAGTCAGTAGCACGTTCCCGCTGAGCATGTGACCCATTTACTGCCTCCTGAACAAGTCTGGATAAATCTTCACTGGCAACCGTTACACCTTCAACAATTCCTTCAAGCTGTTCCGCTGCCTGCAACATGCCTTCACGCTTCGCATTTTCAGCTTCCTTACGAGCGTTTTCAGCATCCTTCATAGCAATTTGTGCTTTTTTCGACTCTTCTTCAGCTTCCAAGGTTTTGCTTTCTGCCATTAGAATCATTTCTTTCAGGCGAGCAACCATCGTGTTCAGTGAAACAGACATTGCGCCAATTTCATCTTTTCGCTTAAGTTGCAACGTATGATCCAAATCACCCGCAGCAACCGCTTCAGCAAATACCACACATTTTTTGACGTTTCCTGCAATGCTGCGCACAATAAGGAATACAACTATCCCCATTGCTAAAATACCGCCTAAACTGATTGCAATGCTACTTGTACGAATAGCCGCAATCGAAGAAAGAATATCATCTTCGTTGGCAGCAACCCCTACAACCCAACCTGTTTTAGATTCAGTTTTGTAAAATACCATTTTGGTAACGCCATTCGCAGAAAATCGAACAAGCCCTTCTTTGTTACGGCGCATCTCTTTGCCCCAATCATTATCAACGGGGCGCTCTTTCATAATACGGTTGCTGTCTGGATGTGCACATAGATAGCCTGATTTTGCCATCATAAAAGCATGACCTGTCTTGCCCAGCTTGATAGAATCGACAAACGATTTAGAAAAGCTTGTTAAAT is part of the Halodesulfovibrio sp. genome and encodes:
- a CDS encoding PIN domain-containing protein, translating into MRQTFRGFYSDESRIDEVLKSDSTRIIFDTNVLLNLYNYHDKTRENFFETLKKLEDKLWLPYHVVLEYQRRRVAVLRREKKKFHILKSTADSCLEQLGKVKDQALFKRIPEVKTITDEYREKLSPILEEYKEKIEELNKSQLAAPKNDPIRGVITDLFDGRVGDIPSKEWMEALVAEGETRFEAKVPPGYRDEKKDKAEIPEFTYAGLNYLNKLGDLIIWKQLIEMAQAEDDIKNIVFVTDDGKEDWWHLDQSSNKEKIGARAELREEICDKGNIEHFSMYDSAEFLKQAAEAVNVALDEASVDDVKSHIVLESVIALESLDLESIAERIRLAVDNESSFEGEATSLGISYEDQFRIRKRVKRLVHDPSVFEFLEEVQPKRLFDDSLAYARRRLLEDYFDYDLDNDDDDVLLDYIIDYVAQYRP
- a CDS encoding DUF4747 family protein — encoded protein: MARQRTLKLAILNIKIGPPHSPQNYIRLFEMLNELQPEEKLLGERQVKFIRSEAVGGAHQNGMIGQFFSYTEIQGQWLDMSSLEPLLDEEGNPITPVRTNLKPNMKTINFVFYPEGHRLMYIVNDGPGVKNFAKCFRRMVNQPEFQEAFGEVFVEVEQDEDSIARILRLPNKTKLEIDFSLPNPDAFGDLAQELQEKIQSQNVARFNQKMTGRKDGEGIEPDEETTALMDIAVSNGSVSAVGHDGTKKVYESTASYPKVDSTKYDPQQTTMLAYLLNRGQTLIRQLRSR
- a CDS encoding toprim domain-containing protein, with protein sequence MSTVIASSDYRVGAADIVKALLGDARFTLKEQGGYLRGGPCPSCGKNELFTSIEKPWILKCSRLNKCGWEETTRELLPELFENIAEKYTPTQQEPNRTAEAYLGLNRGFDISKLRGVYEQGFFQYPNSPHMTPTVRVYMNEERSAWWERLINPLSGRRKANFKGDYKGTAWTLPQFQLEKGERCFLVEGFFHNVALLHAGRKAATCWSCSNFPEKFIEQHKGKNIRWTIALDADPAGQKAAKKFARLIENMGERCEVLILPSGGKDWDDYHRTNSITGAFIKNCLYYGRLFMAATANEKAYHHYLRHELRYYIIDFDNCMYRIECGEKFQEALETAAAVRRNKEEQETAEDSAEKDKPEQKEDMDWRRVILESPKGWDIFLQHADVTNISNVFPEMLYHEADELMEKEQYYVMRINFPRKAPVIIQLEGSYLSSAQNFAAALLSKTAGGDFSGTNGDFLHLRKRWLNIA
- a CDS encoding phage regulatory CII family protein, producing MNSTYTDGSMVRDNCYSLHKIGPEDAFKLALERSGMTWQKLSKEMGWAESHTKRVFSLERYFPTYEDLPKFCSTVGNMVIINWLQVQAMQYGMEHKHADVDCQSLVFRISKLFGETSDVGQEAHSAVADGVLEPKELRRIIGELNDVVNTSLDMIADLRQLERKLKAEQ
- a CDS encoding methyl-accepting chemotaxis protein; this encodes MNWNLRNRFLVPTLVAMCLVLGTVTYTSFTLAEKALTDATLHHAEQLAENIQKKLNLWVVGIQTDLMQLEGFSVFNRLASIDSEQVDDLRIAQNALKNFEEAYTYYDGVGLFGLDGKPIVYRATVGESTTSNIDLSSFQYFRDAIQGRATVSDAIQSLVTGKPIVAVARPYLVNGEIKGAFVGAVDLTSFSKSFVDSIKLGKTGHAFMMAKSGYLCAHPDSNRIMKERPVDNDWGKEMRRNKEGLVRFSANGVTKMVFYKTESKTGWVVGVAANEDDILSSIAAIRTSSIAISLGGILAMGIVVFLIVRSIAGNVKKCVVFAEAVAAGDLDHTLQLKRKDEIGAMSVSLNTMVARLKEMILMAESKTLEAEEESKKAQIAMKDAENARKEAENAKREGMLQAAEQLEGIVEGVTVASEDLSRLVQEAVNGSHAQRERATDSATAIEQMNATVLEVARSAGEAAEQASAAREKAESGASVVEVAMDSIAEVDQYSSGLRDSLEDLGKRALNIESVMTVITDIADQTNLLALNAAIEAARAGEAGRGFAVVADEVRKLAEKTMLATTEVDEAIRAIQNASRENEQCMNQASEAVAKSTEYSQKSGEALRSIVDIVITNADQVNSIAAASEQQSAASEQISRGSEDVNRIATETVESMAHAQDAVGKLITMTTELQKLIEHLKVH